One segment of Oscillospiraceae bacterium MB08-C2-2 DNA contains the following:
- a CDS encoding ABC transporter permease: MYNKIIKNDIRKSPLITASITAFILIAAMLTSLAALLIVNLVGAIDNMLVEAKTPHFMQMHSGSIDIERLTDFAGIQSNVEYFQVLEFLNIEGAEIVIRENSLAGSVQDNGLSVQSETFDFLFDLDNNMIHPKDGEIYVPIYYMKEGKAKAGDAVTIHGVEFTVAGFLRDSMMNPALISSKRFLVSTNDFEKVRSFGILENLIEFRLKDSSSLAVFEAAYLEAGLEANGPPAITYSLFKVANAISDGIMIAVLVLISILVIVVTFLCIRFTLLAKVEEDYREIGVLKAVGFRVSHIKRLYLAKYSLVAGIACAFGFVASLLIQEPFMRNIRLYMGESDRSFQGLLLGFMSAVGIFFVIMLYVNGILSRFRKISAAQAIRFGAPQEKSKSTRSFLLSRNRIVSHNVFLGIKDVLSRKKLYVTMLVVVVISSFIMIVPQNIYNTISSRSFITYMGIGSCDMRLDVQQTDNIKQKTKKIAGVLAQDKSIAKYTVLTSMMFDMKADNSTVQRLKIELGDHAIFPITYSKGNMPQTDSEIAISQLNSDDLKKQVGDEIVLILDGKEKQLTVCGIYSDITNGGKTAKANFKTSQNNILWSTIPIAFYDSSVTEAKVSQYKDEFSFAKVSSIDEHIEQMFGSTIAAMQKASYASIAATIALTILITLLFMKMLVTKDRYPIAILKSMGFTTSDIRIQYVTRGVVVLIFGVIIGTILSNTLGELVGMAIISSFGASSFHFVVNPLFAYLFSPLLIAVCVFIATLLGVSDIRSLKISDHIKEA; the protein is encoded by the coding sequence ATGTATAACAAGATCATAAAAAATGATATACGAAAAAGCCCACTCATCACTGCATCGATTACAGCGTTTATTCTCATTGCCGCAATGCTGACTTCTCTTGCTGCCTTATTGATTGTAAATTTGGTGGGCGCTATTGATAATATGCTTGTAGAAGCAAAAACGCCTCATTTTATGCAAATGCACTCCGGCAGCATTGATATAGAACGGCTAACAGATTTTGCAGGTATTCAAAGCAATGTAGAATACTTTCAGGTGCTTGAGTTTTTAAATATTGAAGGTGCCGAAATTGTTATTAGGGAAAATTCGCTTGCTGGCAGCGTGCAGGATAATGGCCTTTCGGTGCAAAGTGAAACCTTTGATTTTTTATTCGACCTAGACAATAACATGATCCATCCCAAAGACGGCGAAATTTATGTCCCCATTTATTATATGAAAGAGGGCAAAGCCAAGGCAGGCGATGCGGTAACGATACATGGCGTTGAGTTTACCGTTGCCGGGTTTTTAAGAGATTCCATGATGAATCCCGCTTTGATATCATCTAAAAGATTTCTTGTCAGCACCAATGATTTTGAAAAGGTAAGAAGCTTTGGAATACTGGAAAATCTGATTGAATTTCGCCTGAAAGACAGTTCTTCTTTGGCTGTTTTTGAAGCCGCCTATCTTGAGGCGGGGTTAGAAGCCAACGGACCTCCTGCCATAACCTATTCTCTTTTTAAGGTGGCTAACGCAATTTCAGATGGAATTATGATAGCCGTATTGGTGCTTATCAGCATACTTGTTATAGTTGTGACCTTTTTATGCATTCGTTTTACCCTGCTTGCCAAAGTTGAGGAGGACTATAGGGAGATTGGTGTGTTAAAGGCTGTAGGCTTTCGAGTGTCGCACATTAAGAGACTCTATCTGGCAAAATACAGCCTAGTAGCAGGGATAGCCTGTGCTTTTGGCTTTGTCGCATCATTGCTCATTCAAGAACCTTTTATGCGAAACATCCGACTTTATATGGGTGAAAGTGACCGCTCTTTTCAGGGGCTGCTGCTTGGCTTTATGAGTGCAGTGGGAATATTCTTTGTCATTATGCTGTATGTGAATGGCATTTTAAGCCGTTTTCGCAAAATCTCTGCGGCACAAGCCATACGGTTTGGTGCTCCGCAGGAGAAATCAAAATCAACAAGAAGTTTTCTGTTAAGCAGGAATCGAATCGTTTCACACAATGTATTTCTTGGAATAAAGGATGTGCTTTCCAGAAAAAAACTCTATGTAACCATGCTGGTGGTAGTAGTGATTTCTTCTTTTATTATGATTGTTCCTCAAAATATCTATAACACCATTTCATCCAGAAGCTTTATAACCTATATGGGCATTGGAAGCTGCGATATGCGTCTTGATGTTCAGCAAACAGACAATATAAAACAAAAGACAAAGAAAATAGCCGGCGTGTTGGCGCAAGATAAAAGCATTGCAAAATACACTGTACTCACCAGCATGATGTTTGATATGAAAGCAGACAATAGCACAGTACAGCGGCTTAAAATAGAGCTTGGTGACCATGCAATCTTTCCTATAACGTATTCCAAAGGCAACATGCCGCAAACCGATTCGGAAATTGCTATTTCTCAGCTGAATTCAGATGATTTGAAAAAACAAGTCGGTGATGAAATTGTGTTGATTCTTGATGGAAAAGAAAAACAACTGACAGTATGTGGAATTTACTCCGACATCACCAATGGCGGCAAAACGGCAAAGGCTAATTTCAAAACAAGTCAAAACAATATCCTTTGGAGCACAATACCCATTGCTTTTTACGACAGCTCCGTGACAGAGGCGAAAGTATCCCAGTATAAAGACGAATTTTCCTTTGCAAAGGTTTCCAGCATTGATGAACACATTGAGCAGATGTTTGGTTCCACGATTGCGGCCATGCAAAAAGCTTCTTATGCTTCTATTGCGGCAACGATTGCACTTACGATACTCATTACATTGCTGTTTATGAAAATGCTGGTTACAAAAGACCGATATCCTATAGCGATCCTAAAATCCATGGGCTTTACTACCTCAGATATTCGCATACAGTATGTAACACGCGGAGTGGTCGTGCTGATCTTTGGTGTGATAATCGGAACAATTCTATCAAATACTTTGGGTGAATTGGTTGGTATGGCAATTATCTCTTCATTTGGGGCTTCATCCTTTCATTTTGTGGTGAATCCGTTGTTTGCTTATCTCTTTTCGCCCTTGCTGATTGCGGTATGTGTGTTTATTGCCACACTATTGGGCGTCTCGGACATTCGCTCACTGAAAATCTCGGATCACATCAAGGAGGCGTAA
- a CDS encoding TetR/AcrR family transcriptional regulator produces MRIIKDADERKNEILDAAETLFSQKGFDGTSISNIIEKVGVARGTVYYHFKSKEDIMDSLIDRINMRLLTAANEIAADKSIPVFERLFKTLMAMNAPDNEELTGHMHKPQNALMHQKSHRAILENLTPIITGIIEDGIKEGLFDLPYPYETVEMVIAHVNTVFDNYMKTLPPEERLKRIRAFIFNLDRLFGAKPGSFSPVIQLFNLEN; encoded by the coding sequence ATGAGAATCATTAAGGATGCTGACGAGCGAAAAAACGAAATACTAGATGCTGCCGAAACACTTTTTTCTCAAAAGGGTTTTGACGGAACGAGTATAAGCAACATTATAGAAAAGGTGGGGGTTGCACGAGGAACGGTATATTACCATTTCAAATCAAAAGAGGATATTATGGATTCTCTTATTGACCGAATCAATATGCGGCTTTTAACAGCTGCCAACGAAATCGCTGCCGATAAAAGCATACCTGTTTTTGAACGTTTATTTAAGACGCTGATGGCCATGAATGCACCTGACAACGAAGAATTAACAGGACACATGCACAAGCCTCAAAATGCGTTAATGCACCAAAAAAGCCATAGAGCTATACTTGAGAATCTAACACCTATAATAACCGGAATCATTGAAGACGGCATAAAAGAAGGCCTTTTTGATCTGCCCTATCCTTATGAAACAGTGGAGATGGTGATTGCCCATGTGAACACCGTTTTCGATAATTACATGAAAACATTACCTCCTGAGGAACGCCTTAAAAGAATCAGGGCATTTATTTTTAATCTGGATAGGCTATTTGGGGCAAAGCCGGGGAGCTTTTCTCCCGTAATACAACTGTTTAATTTGGAGAACTAG
- the ugpC gene encoding sn-glycerol-3-phosphate ABC transporter ATP-binding protein UgpC, whose product MASITLEHVYKIFPGNVTAAHDFNLEIADKEFIVLVGPSGCGKSTVLRMIAGLEEVTDGEIHIGEKLINNVAPKDRDIAMVFQNYALYPHMTVYKNMAFSLQLRKVPSSEIKAKVNEAAQILDIEHLLQRKPKELSGGQRQRVALGRAMVRNPAAFLLDEPLSNLDAKLRAAMRAEITKLHHELEATFIYVTHDQTEAMTMGDRIVVMKDGFIQQIDTPQDLYDYPCNVFVAEFIGSPQMNMLPVIITQREDGWAAMLGQTPIRLPQSKIQQKDMTQYDGQEAVLGIRPESLYDDPAHLENPENSVFQVKTELVEMMGSEIYLYGDSENGKIIARLPAHSHADHGATIQLAMDTSKIHLFDKESGLAIFH is encoded by the coding sequence ATGGCAAGCATAACACTGGAGCATGTATACAAAATATTCCCCGGCAACGTGACCGCTGCCCACGATTTCAACCTTGAGATTGCAGATAAGGAATTCATCGTTCTCGTGGGGCCATCCGGATGTGGCAAATCAACCGTACTGCGTATGATTGCAGGGCTGGAGGAGGTCACCGACGGAGAAATTCATATTGGCGAAAAACTCATCAACAATGTCGCCCCCAAAGATCGGGATATTGCTATGGTATTCCAGAACTATGCGCTGTATCCTCACATGACAGTCTACAAAAATATGGCATTCAGTCTTCAGCTCCGCAAGGTGCCCAGCAGTGAGATTAAAGCCAAGGTAAACGAAGCCGCCCAGATATTGGATATTGAGCATTTGCTGCAACGCAAGCCTAAGGAGCTTTCAGGGGGCCAGCGGCAGCGTGTTGCGTTGGGCCGGGCAATGGTGAGAAACCCTGCCGCCTTCCTGCTGGATGAACCACTATCAAATCTGGATGCAAAGCTGCGTGCAGCTATGCGCGCCGAAATAACCAAGCTGCATCATGAACTTGAAGCTACATTTATTTATGTAACCCATGATCAAACAGAAGCCATGACCATGGGCGATCGAATTGTTGTGATGAAGGATGGCTTTATTCAGCAAATTGATACGCCGCAGGATTTATACGACTATCCATGCAATGTGTTCGTAGCAGAATTCATCGGGTCTCCCCAGATGAACATGCTGCCGGTTATCATCACGCAGCGGGAAGATGGATGGGCCGCCATGCTGGGGCAAACCCCTATACGCTTGCCGCAAAGCAAAATACAGCAAAAGGATATGACACAGTATGACGGCCAAGAAGCCGTGCTGGGCATTCGCCCGGAAAGTCTATACGATGATCCGGCGCATCTTGAAAACCCGGAAAACAGCGTTTTCCAAGTGAAAACAGAGTTAGTCGAGATGATGGGCTCAGAAATATATCTTTATGGAGACAGCGAAAACGGAAAAATCATTGCCCGCCTGCCAGCTCATAGCCATGCAGATCATGGCGCTACGATACAATTGGCAATGGATACCTCAAAAATTCACTTATTCGATAAAGAGAGCGGACTGGCAATTTTTCATTGA
- a CDS encoding GH1 family beta-glucosidase, whose amino-acid sequence MKFPDGFLWGAASAAYQTEGAFREDGKGENIWDVFCRKPGAIRNNDSGNVACCSYQMYERDVRMLKQLGVHAYRFSVSWSRILPEGTGPVNERGLAFYDKLIDLLLANGITPYVTLYHWDLPQALQNQGGWLCRKTADAFAEYAAILAKHFDGRVQNYITLNEPQCFIGLGYGSGIHAPGLTLPIEYQLLCMHHTLLAHGMACRALRSESSGSVRIGVASTGNLCYPAKDTPQRRDAACSATFALREDDWSFTHNWFLDAAVFGRYPESAPEPLAAFAARVPLSDWEVICQPMDFLGINAYNGHEVDEKGRYLPRFIGSPRTAMKWPVTPQVMRYGCLWLYERYKLPLYITENGQSCNDRIFLDGAVHDADRIDFLHRYLLELEQAIQEGVPILGYFHWSLMDNFEWHSGYGERMGLFYTDFHSQRLISKDSAVWYTNLIRQNGIMA is encoded by the coding sequence ATGAAATTTCCGGATGGATTTCTTTGGGGTGCGGCAAGCGCCGCATATCAAACAGAGGGGGCCTTTCGTGAGGATGGCAAAGGGGAAAACATATGGGATGTTTTCTGCCGCAAGCCCGGCGCAATCCGCAACAACGACAGCGGCAATGTGGCCTGCTGCTCCTATCAAATGTACGAACGAGATGTGCGGATGCTGAAACAATTGGGTGTACACGCATACCGCTTTTCCGTTAGCTGGTCCCGCATTCTTCCGGAAGGCACCGGCCCCGTGAATGAGCGGGGGCTGGCTTTCTACGATAAGCTGATTGATCTTCTTCTGGCAAATGGCATCACACCCTATGTTACCCTGTATCATTGGGATCTCCCCCAAGCGCTGCAAAACCAAGGCGGATGGCTTTGCCGAAAAACTGCAGATGCCTTTGCAGAATATGCCGCTATCCTCGCAAAGCACTTTGATGGACGTGTCCAGAACTATATCACACTGAATGAGCCACAATGTTTTATTGGATTGGGCTATGGTTCGGGCATCCATGCGCCGGGCCTAACGCTTCCGATCGAATATCAGCTTCTGTGTATGCACCATACCCTGCTTGCACATGGCATGGCTTGCCGGGCACTGCGCAGTGAAAGCAGCGGCTCCGTTCGCATCGGCGTGGCCTCTACCGGTAATTTGTGCTATCCGGCAAAGGATACACCCCAAAGGAGAGATGCGGCCTGCTCAGCAACCTTTGCACTGCGGGAGGATGATTGGAGCTTTACACACAACTGGTTTCTGGATGCTGCCGTGTTTGGCCGGTATCCCGAATCAGCCCCCGAACCATTGGCAGCGTTTGCGGCCAGGGTACCTCTCAGCGACTGGGAAGTGATCTGCCAGCCCATGGATTTCCTGGGAATAAACGCATACAATGGCCATGAAGTGGATGAAAAAGGGCGGTATCTGCCTCGCTTTATCGGCTCCCCGAGGACAGCAATGAAATGGCCGGTGACCCCACAGGTGATGCGGTATGGCTGCCTTTGGCTGTACGAACGCTACAAGCTGCCCCTTTATATTACCGAAAATGGCCAATCCTGCAACGATAGAATATTTCTGGATGGTGCAGTGCACGATGCAGACCGAATCGATTTCCTGCACCGATATTTGTTGGAACTGGAACAGGCAATACAAGAAGGCGTTCCCATCTTGGGCTATTTTCATTGGAGCTTGATGGATAATTTTGAATGGCACAGCGGATATGGCGAGCGAATGGGATTGTTCTATACAGATTTTCATTCACAGCGGCTGATCTCAAAAGATTCCGCTGTCTGGTATACAAACCTAATCCGGCAAAACGGAATAATGGCATAA